One genomic window of Punica granatum isolate Tunisia-2019 chromosome 1, ASM765513v2, whole genome shotgun sequence includes the following:
- the LOC116203272 gene encoding uncharacterized protein LOC116203272: protein MATEATTVFKVMNQEFVKLDRFDGTNFNRWKDKMLFLLTVLNVAYVLDPNLQPLEDPAPDATPKEIAKVAELKKKREEDKFTCRGHILNTLSDRLYDLYMSMQSPMELWKALEEKYNTERQGTDKFLMMKYFEFKMLDSVPIMDQVHELQILVSRLRDLKVIIPKSLQVGAIISKLPLSWNNYRKKLLHMTEDFTVEKKLRHLHIEEEIQKRDAMYLPQGSKVNHVSESKNSRKGKRKATSETEDKQDKKRKSRNRYHWNKKGHYIKDCKLLKKEKDATTSKANMVEDMDLVAMVTGGIESLEIDMITELNIAMTDKSYNWWLDS, encoded by the coding sequence ATGGCGACGGAGGCTACCACCGTGTTCAAAGTGATGAACCAAGAGTTCGTGAAACTCGATCGATTTGACGGCACAAACTTCAACCGCTGGAAGGACAAGATGTTGTTCCTCCTTACTGTCTTAAATGTCGCGTACGTTCTGGACCCGAACCTGCAACCCTTGGAGGATCCCGCCCCCGATGCAACCCCCAAGGAAATCGCAAAGGTGGCCGAACTCAAGAAGAAGCGTGAGGAAGACAAATTCACATGTCGTGGACACATCCTCAACACTTTGTCCGATCGACTGTACGATCTTTACATGTCGATGCAGTCCCCGATGGAGTTATGGAAAGCTCTTGAGGAGAAATACAACACCGAGCGGCAAGGTAccgataaatttttaatgatgaAGTATTTCGAATTCAAAATGCTCGATAGTGTCCCTATCATGGATCAAGTCCATGAACTACAAATCCTTGTAAGCAGGCTTCGTGACCTAAAAGTTATTATTCCAAAATCGCTACAAGTCGGGGCTATCATCTCAAAGTTACCTTTGTCTTGGAACAATTACCGGAAGAAACTCCTGCATATGACGGAGGACTTCACTGTGGAGAAAAAACTTAGGCATTTGCATATTGAAGAGGAAATTCAGAAGCGCGATGCAATGTATCTTCCCCAAGGTTCTAAAGTGAACCATGTGAGTGAGTCCAAGAACTCTCGGAAAGGCAAGCGAAAGGCCACATCCGAGACCGAGGACAAGCAAGACAAGAAGAGAAAGTCTCGCAATCGCTACCATTGGAATAAGAAAGGGCACTACATTAAGGATTGTAAACTTctcaaaaaggagaaagatgCCACAACTTCCAAAGCCAATATGGTTGAGGACATGGACTTAGTGGCCATGGTTACGGGAGGAATCGAGAGCTTAGAGATTGATATGATTACCGAACTCAACATAGCCATGACCGATAAGTCCTATAATTGGTGGCTCGACTCCTGA